One Lepus europaeus isolate LE1 chromosome X, mLepTim1.pri, whole genome shotgun sequence genomic window carries:
- the RAP2C gene encoding ras-related protein Rap-2c: MREYKVVVLGSGGVGKSALTVQFVTGTFIEKYDPTIEDFYRKEIEVDSSPSVLEILDTAGTEQFASMRDLYIKNGQGFILVYSLVNQQSFQDIKPMRDQIVRVKRYEKVPLILVGNKVDLEPEREVMSSEGRALAQEWGCPFMETSAKSKSMVDELFAEIVRQMNYSSLPEKQDQCCTTCVVQ; the protein is encoded by the exons ATGAGGGAATACAAGGTAGTGGTGTTAGGGAGCGGAGGGGTTGGCAAATCTGCCCTTACTGTGCAGTTTGTCACCGGGACTTTCATTGAGAAATATGACCCCACCATTGAAGATTTCTACCGCAAAGAGATCGAAGTGGACTCTTCGCCCTCCGTGCTCGAAATTCTGGACACCGCAGGAACTGAGCAGTTTGCCTCCATGAGAGATCTCTACATCAAAAACGGCCAAGGTTTCATCCTGGTGTATAGTCTGGTTAATCAACAGTCTTTTCAG GATATCAAGCCCATGAGAGATCAGATTGTCAGAGTGAAGAGATATGAAAAAGTCCCGCTAATCCTAGTAGGAAATAAAGTGGATCTGGAACCAGAAAGAGAGGTTATGTCTTCAGAAGGCAGAGCTCTGGCTCAAGAATGGGGTTGCCCTTTCATGGAGACATCGGCAAAAAGTAAATCAATGGTGGATGAACTTTTTGCTGAGATCGTCAGACAAATGAACTATTCATCCCTGCCTGAGAAGCAAGATCAGTGTTGCACAACTTGCGTTGTCCAGTAA